ACACCATGGGACCTTCCATTCGCCAAGTCATCACAGTCGAATGTTCCGCTTGGGGCTCGAGTTTGAATGTCGTCGTATTATGACTCGGGAATGGCTTGATGAAATCCAACTTGATGGAGACATATCGTTCCGGCTCCGCATCCAATATTTCCATGCGTCCCTGGCCCGCCTTCTTATTCCCGAGCCATTCGTAAACCGCACCTTTTCCCTTCTCCGCCCCGCTAAAAGTGGCCTGCATTTCTGGATCCAGTTTTTCCCACGGCGACCAGCTCTTCCAGTGGTGAAAATCGCTAATGTACTCGTAAATTTTCGCGGGAGATGCTTGAATATTCTGGCTGCGCTCCACTACGAATTTTTTGGGCTTGGTCAGTGCGAGGCCGATTATCACCAGGAAGAAAGCGGCTAGAGCGATACCAACATAAATCAGAATCTCCAGCATCGAAATCTCCCAAGGTGGTAAGGAAAAGCGCGACTGATAATATGCTTTTATGTCATCTTGGTCAATTCGGCATTAAGCCTGTCAAAATTCTGTTCATTTGCCGGGACTGCAATACTTCGCAATCGCTGACATTCCTCGAGAGTCTTGAAGGTTTGCCGGAAGGTCACTTTGGTTTTTCCATTCGACTCTTCAAAGTTAACCATTACTTGAAAATACGGCAGGGAGACATGATCGAATTCAATTTTTTCCGGTTCTAAAATATCGGTGAAAATAATGTGATTCTGGAAGTTCGCGCCGTTCGGGCCGTGCATGACGAATCGCCAATGCCCCCCTATTCGAAAATCGAATTCTTCAAATGTATTCGTAAACCCGTTCGGCCCCCACCAGTGGATGATGTGATCCGGGTCTTTCCAAGCTTCGAAAACCAACTCGCGGGGAAAATCAAAAAATCTGCTGGATATCAACTCTCGCCCGGTGGCGAGCACTCCGGAAAGATTTTCCAGGATCATACTCCAGCCTGCTTGAGCGCGATCCTTGAAATTGGCCCACTTCGGCGCAATCGGATGCGACACGGTCATTTTGCAT
The genomic region above belongs to Telmatocola sphagniphila and contains:
- a CDS encoding SRPBCC family protein, which translates into the protein MLEILIYVGIALAAFFLVIIGLALTKPKKFVVERSQNIQASPAKIYEYISDFHHWKSWSPWEKLDPEMQATFSGAEKGKGAVYEWLGNKKAGQGRMEILDAEPERYVSIKLDFIKPFPSHNTTTFKLEPQAEHSTVMTWRMEGPMVFMGRVMSVFINMEKMVGRDFENGLLNLKELAEK
- a CDS encoding SRPBCC family protein, whose product is MILENLSGVLATGRELISSRFFDFPRELVFEAWKDPDHIIHWWGPNGFTNTFEEFDFRIGGHWRFVMHGPNGANFQNHIIFTDILEPEKIEFDHVSLPYFQVMVNFEESNGKTKVTFRQTFKTLEECQRLRSIAVPANEQNFDRLNAELTKMT